One Peribacillus simplex NBRC 15720 = DSM 1321 genomic region harbors:
- the spoIIIAE gene encoding stage III sporulation protein AE: MKQRMPYLSILFVLLFFLHTSIGQAAENPENGEIDQEPIMQSELVQAQIERLGVDELKQYWDDIVTEYGGFLPESQKGSFMDFVSGDKKFSFDQWIKGMTKFIFHELLVNGKLLGSLILLTVFSMFLQSLQNAFEQSSVSKVAYAIVYMVLIILALNSFHVAIEYTKDTIDLMISFLMALIPLLLALIAASGGLVSAAFFHPVLMFLMNTSGILIQFVVLPLLFFAAILSIVSTLTEHYKVTQMAQLLRNFAIGILGAFMTIFLGVISVQGASSAVADGVTIRTAKFVTGNFIPVIGRMFTDATDTVISASVLLKNTVGLSGVIILLLITTFPAIKILMISFVYKLAASLLQPLGGGPVIKCLDIISKSMIYIFAALAIVSLMFFLSITVIIASGNITLMVR; the protein is encoded by the coding sequence ATGAAGCAGCGGATGCCTTACTTATCCATTCTATTCGTTTTACTCTTTTTTTTGCATACATCTATTGGACAAGCTGCCGAAAATCCCGAAAATGGTGAAATCGATCAAGAGCCGATCATGCAGTCCGAACTGGTACAAGCCCAAATAGAAAGGCTGGGTGTCGATGAGCTCAAACAATATTGGGATGACATCGTTACGGAATATGGAGGATTCTTACCGGAAAGCCAAAAAGGGAGCTTCATGGATTTTGTAAGCGGCGATAAGAAATTTTCCTTTGACCAATGGATAAAGGGAATGACAAAATTCATTTTTCATGAACTGCTCGTGAATGGAAAGCTGCTGGGATCACTCATTTTGTTAACCGTTTTCAGCATGTTCCTCCAGTCTTTGCAGAATGCGTTCGAGCAAAGCTCCGTAAGTAAGGTCGCTTATGCAATCGTTTATATGGTGCTGATCATTTTGGCACTTAACAGTTTTCATGTGGCGATTGAATATACAAAAGATACGATAGATTTGATGATTTCCTTTTTAATGGCGCTCATCCCTTTACTCTTGGCATTGATAGCTGCTTCAGGCGGACTTGTATCAGCAGCATTCTTTCATCCGGTATTGATGTTTTTGATGAATACAAGCGGCATCTTGATCCAGTTTGTCGTCCTTCCGTTATTATTCTTTGCAGCGATTTTAAGCATAGTCAGCACGCTGACCGAACATTACAAAGTGACACAGATGGCACAACTTCTCCGTAATTTTGCCATCGGTATCCTGGGAGCATTCATGACCATATTCCTTGGTGTGATCTCCGTTCAGGGAGCATCCTCAGCTGTAGCTGATGGAGTGACGATCAGGACAGCCAAATTCGTGACAGGTAACTTTATACCGGTAATAGGGCGCATGTTTACTGATGCAACGGATACGGTCATTAGTGCCTCTGTCCTTTTGAAAAATACAGTGGGCTTGTCAGGCGTCATCATTCTTTTGCTCATCACCACATTTCCCGCCATAAAGATCTTGATGATTTCTTTTGTCTATAAATTGGCAGCGAGTCTTTTGCAGCCGCTGGGCGGAGGACCTGTAATAAAATGCCTTGACATAATAAGTAAAAGCATGATTTATATTTTCGCTGCATTGGCCATTGTCTCACTCATGTTTTTTTTAAGTATCACGGTAATTATCGCCTCTGGAAACATTACCCTGATGGTTCGTTAG
- the spoIIIAF gene encoding stage III sporulation protein AF: MSFLAGWVSNIIIFVLLATVIDMLLPNSALQKYAKMVIGLLLIAIIITPILGLFNKDFDDILSAATSEFEDQKKKDLGNLTEMKKKEIQATQGAYILKQMAVDLQAEVEEELMVDYNMKISSIDVGVKDEEEPGVDDLQNITISLEKAEGEENSEIEAIAKVDINADSPSTSNDANLDAVKRFLATSWSVDEEIIEIAGERK; this comes from the coding sequence GTGAGTTTTTTAGCTGGCTGGGTATCCAACATCATCATATTTGTATTGCTGGCTACTGTGATCGATATGCTTCTTCCGAATTCAGCTTTACAGAAGTATGCCAAAATGGTCATCGGACTTTTGCTGATTGCGATCATCATCACTCCTATATTGGGATTATTCAATAAGGATTTCGACGATATCCTCTCTGCGGCTACTAGTGAATTTGAGGATCAGAAAAAAAAAGATTTAGGAAATTTGACAGAAATGAAGAAAAAAGAAATACAAGCTACCCAGGGTGCATATATTTTAAAACAAATGGCTGTTGACTTACAGGCAGAAGTGGAAGAGGAGCTGATGGTGGATTATAACATGAAGATTAGTTCAATTGATGTAGGGGTCAAGGATGAGGAAGAACCAGGTGTTGATGATCTGCAGAACATAACCATCTCATTGGAAAAAGCAGAAGGGGAAGAAAACTCGGAGATAGAGGCAATAGCGAAGGTTGATATCAATGCAGATAGCCCATCCACTTCGAATGATGCCAATCTGGATGCTGTCAAAAGGTTTCTGGCAACAAGTTGGTCTGTAGATGAAGAGATCATTGAAATCGCCGGGGAAAGGAAGTGA
- the spoIIIAG gene encoding stage III sporulation protein AG has translation MNKDKGPLSWLQKLLNKDPDQKEPKEKKPSLYVYALIVVLLGAGIMMAGNLLTTNQTGQTPEVKTVFNNDKQQDDEGDVETFGQKKSEFKTTKDYEIYLQNEMKEALESIAGVQDVKVVIYVDASEKKVYERNKVTQKQVTEETDQEGGKRTVEDTSVDEQLVLVKSGEKEGPIISETKKPSVRGVLVVAKGAENIQIKKWIIEAVTRSLDVPSHRVSVMPKK, from the coding sequence TTGAACAAAGACAAAGGTCCATTATCCTGGCTGCAAAAACTATTAAATAAAGACCCTGACCAAAAAGAGCCTAAGGAAAAAAAACCTTCCCTGTATGTCTATGCTCTAATAGTTGTCCTTTTGGGAGCGGGAATCATGATGGCCGGGAATTTGTTAACCACCAACCAGACGGGACAAACACCTGAAGTGAAGACTGTATTCAATAATGATAAACAGCAGGATGATGAAGGGGATGTTGAAACATTCGGCCAGAAGAAATCAGAATTCAAGACAACAAAAGACTATGAAATATATCTTCAAAATGAAATGAAGGAGGCGCTTGAGTCCATCGCAGGCGTCCAGGATGTAAAAGTCGTAATTTACGTCGATGCATCCGAGAAAAAAGTATATGAAAGAAACAAAGTCACCCAAAAACAAGTCACTGAAGAAACCGACCAGGAAGGCGGCAAAAGGACGGTCGAAGATACATCTGTTGATGAACAGCTAGTTTTGGTCAAGAGCGGTGAAAAAGAAGGACCGATCATTTCGGAAACGAAAAAACCTAGTGTACGAGGAGTCCTGGTAGTCGCTAAAGGAGCCGAAAATATTCAAATAAAGAAGTGGATCATCGAGGCTGTCACACGCTCACTTGATGTACCGAGTCACAGGGTTTCTGTCATGCCTAAAAAATAA
- a CDS encoding SpoIIIAH-like family protein: MLLKKQTVWLLTMLSLVVVLSVYYLTAPEENAADMTATEQMEQEGNKTESKTENKADTKGENKSEKETSKNTEGSSVTIASGDEFESLRMQIEDERAKLNEELTAKMGNTELSAEERDEAYAKIEQLSETKVKENIIENLIVAMDYNAALVRVDGTDVKVSVKADKQTKTEANNIIRLVRKEVSDAQNVVVDFQPEK; the protein is encoded by the coding sequence ATGTTATTAAAAAAACAAACCGTTTGGTTATTGACTATGCTAAGTCTAGTCGTTGTGCTTTCAGTCTATTATTTAACCGCTCCTGAAGAAAATGCCGCCGATATGACGGCAACAGAGCAAATGGAACAGGAAGGAAATAAAACAGAAAGTAAAACAGAGAACAAAGCGGATACAAAAGGTGAAAATAAAAGTGAAAAAGAAACGTCCAAAAATACAGAAGGTTCCTCTGTAACCATTGCATCTGGAGATGAGTTTGAATCGTTAAGGATGCAGATTGAAGATGAACGGGCGAAGCTGAATGAAGAATTGACTGCAAAGATGGGCAACACAGAACTATCAGCTGAAGAAAGAGACGAGGCTTATGCAAAAATCGAACAATTAAGTGAAACGAAAGTAAAAGAAAATATCATCGAAAACTTAATTGTTGCCATGGATTACAATGCCGCACTGGTCCGGGTGGACGGAACGGATGTAAAGGTGAGTGTCAAGGCCGATAAACAAACGAAAACAGAGGCCAATAACATTATCCGACTCGTAAGGAAAGAAGTGAGCGATGCACAAAATGTAGTGGTCGATTTCCAACCGGAAAAGTAA
- the accB gene encoding acetyl-CoA carboxylase biotin carboxyl carrier protein, translating into MKVQEIREIIKLVDQSNISEFVFENEGTKIKLKKTETGTVLHPAAAPEVVQANAAVEVKPAAAPAPAVPKAVEPAKPAAAVTEQENLHKITSPMVGTFYQSPAPDSPAYVKTGDKVTGDSIVCIVEAMKLFNEIEAEVSGEIVEVLVKEGQLVEYGQPLFLVKPE; encoded by the coding sequence ATGAAAGTGCAAGAAATTCGTGAAATTATTAAGCTAGTCGATCAATCAAATATCAGTGAATTCGTTTTTGAAAATGAAGGAACGAAAATTAAATTGAAAAAAACTGAAACGGGTACAGTATTACACCCAGCAGCTGCTCCAGAAGTTGTTCAAGCCAATGCAGCTGTAGAGGTCAAGCCCGCAGCAGCCCCTGCGCCTGCAGTGCCGAAAGCTGTTGAACCTGCAAAACCGGCTGCTGCCGTCACTGAACAGGAAAATTTACATAAAATCACTTCTCCGATGGTAGGGACATTCTACCAATCTCCTGCACCGGATTCACCTGCATACGTAAAAACAGGGGATAAAGTAACGGGGGACTCCATCGTCTGTATCGTGGAAGCCATGAAACTTTTCAATGAAATCGAAGCCGAAGTAAGCGGTGAAATCGTTGAAGTCCTTGTAAAAGAGGGTCAGCTTGTAGAATATGGTCAACCATTATTTTTAGTAAAGCCGGAATGA